TCAAACTGAAATCCTGCGCGGTGGTATCATGGGCGTGAACCGTGGCGAAATCGAGGCTGCCAAAGCCATCGGCATGAGCCGCCTCACAACTTTGCGCCGTGTGGTCTACCCGCATGCGTATCGCATCGCGTGGCCCGCTTTGGGCAATGAAGTCATTTTGCTGATGAAGGCCAGCGCGCTGGCAAGCGTGGTGACGGTTTTTGATATCATGGGCCGCACGCGGCAGGTATTTTCCAAGACATTCGATTTTTCGGTCTACCTCTGGGCGGCTGTAATCTACCTCTGCATCACTGCAATCTTTGTGCTGATCTGGCGACAAGCAGAACGACGTCTAAGCCGCCATATCGAAGCCCATAACAAACCACGTGGCACCACGGTGCCAGTGAAGGAAGCCCAAGGATGACCCAAGCGGAAACCGTTCTAAAAGCCGAAGATATCCATAAATCCTTTGGACACCTCGAAGTTCTCAAGGGCATTTCACTTGAAGCGAACAAACATGACGTGATCTCGATCCTCGGCTCCTCGGGTTCTGGAAAATCCACCTTCCTGCGCTGTCTCAATTTCCTCGAAACGCCAACCTCTGGCAAGGTGA
This genomic window from Lentibacter algarum contains:
- a CDS encoding ABC transporter permease, with protein sequence MNPIDVLIQYWPRLLDGTLMTIKLTLLGALIAAFFSPAFALIRVQAPTMVQAPLRLYISFMRGTPILAQLFLIYYGSGQFRPFLTEWGLWNFFRDPFNCALLTFALNSTAYQTEILRGGIMGVNRGEIEAAKAIGMSRLTTLRRVVYPHAYRIAWPALGNEVILLMKASALASVVTVFDIMGRTRQVFSKTFDFSVYLWAAVIYLCITAIFVLIWRQAERRLSRHIEAHNKPRGTTVPVKEAQG